One genomic region from uncultured Treponema sp. encodes:
- the ilvD gene encoding dihydroxy-acid dehydratase produces the protein MTKKSDNACKGVARAPHRSLFYASGYTDEELDQPLVGVICAKNELIPGHIELDRIAEAVKAGVRMAGGTPIEFPAIGVCDGIAMGHEGMKYSLVTRELIADSVECVAKAHQFDALVMIPNCDKIVPGMLMAAARLDLPTVFVSGGPMMPGHLPGNDKSNPYSGKNLSLTDMFEAVGGLAVGKITEEQLKEMEHRACPGCGACSGMFTANSMNCLTEVLGLGLPGNGTIPAVTGERIALAKHAGMAVMNLYKKGITARQMMTAENFRNALTADMALGCSSNTMLHVPAIAHEAGIDIDLHEVNKISERTPNLCHLAPAGHTFMCELDDAGGVQAVLAELAKKNLINTSLITATGKTIAENIAGVKNRNPEILRPIENPFSDNGGIAILFGNLAPNGTVVKRSACAKELMHHTGPARVFNDESEAMEAVQKSQIKPGDVVVIRYEGPKGGPGMREMLAVTAALAGQGLDKQVALITDGRFSGATRGASLGHCSPEAAVGGPIALVQEGDKITLDINNYKIHLEVSDEELAARKAKWIAPEPKVKTGYLARYAKLVSSADKGAILQ, from the coding sequence ATGACAAAAAAAAGTGATAATGCTTGTAAGGGTGTTGCCCGCGCGCCGCACCGCTCTCTTTTTTATGCTTCTGGTTATACTGATGAGGAATTGGATCAGCCGCTGGTTGGTGTTATCTGCGCAAAAAATGAACTTATTCCGGGGCACATTGAGCTTGACCGGATTGCGGAGGCTGTTAAGGCTGGCGTTAGAATGGCTGGCGGAACTCCGATTGAATTTCCTGCGATTGGCGTTTGTGATGGAATCGCGATGGGCCACGAGGGAATGAAATATTCGCTTGTAACACGCGAGCTTATTGCCGACAGTGTTGAATGTGTTGCGAAGGCTCACCAGTTTGACGCTCTTGTTATGATTCCTAACTGCGACAAGATTGTTCCGGGAATGCTGATGGCTGCCGCGCGCCTTGATTTGCCGACCGTTTTTGTTTCTGGCGGTCCGATGATGCCGGGACATCTTCCTGGAAATGACAAGTCGAATCCTTATTCGGGCAAGAATCTTTCGCTTACTGATATGTTTGAGGCGGTTGGCGGTCTTGCTGTTGGAAAAATCACCGAGGAACAGCTTAAGGAAATGGAGCACCGCGCTTGTCCGGGCTGCGGAGCTTGCTCTGGAATGTTCACCGCGAACTCAATGAACTGCCTTACTGAAGTTTTGGGGCTTGGACTTCCTGGAAACGGAACAATTCCTGCCGTAACAGGTGAACGAATCGCGCTTGCAAAGCACGCTGGTATGGCTGTTATGAATTTGTATAAAAAAGGAATTACCGCGCGACAGATGATGACGGCTGAAAATTTCCGCAATGCGTTGACTGCGGACATGGCGCTCGGCTGCTCTTCCAACACAATGCTGCACGTTCCGGCTATTGCGCACGAGGCTGGAATTGACATTGACTTGCACGAGGTTAATAAAATTTCTGAGCGGACTCCAAATCTTTGCCACTTGGCTCCTGCAGGGCACACTTTTATGTGCGAGCTGGATGATGCGGGCGGTGTGCAGGCGGTTTTGGCTGAACTTGCAAAAAAGAACCTTATAAATACATCTTTGATTACCGCCACAGGAAAAACAATCGCAGAAAATATTGCCGGCGTTAAAAACCGCAATCCTGAAATTCTTCGCCCGATTGAAAATCCGTTCAGCGACAACGGCGGAATTGCAATTTTGTTTGGAAATCTTGCCCCGAACGGAACAGTTGTAAAACGTTCAGCCTGCGCAAAAGAACTTATGCACCACACTGGACCTGCGCGCGTGTTCAACGATGAAAGCGAGGCAATGGAAGCTGTCCAGAAATCCCAGATTAAGCCGGGCGATGTTGTTGTAATCCGCTATGAAGGTCCAAAAGGCGGTCCTGGAATGCGTGAGATGCTTGCGGTTACAGCGGCTCTTGCAGGTCAGGGCTTGGACAAGCAAGTTGCGCTTATCACCGATGGGCGATTCAGCGGTGCTACACGTGGCGCTTCTCTTGGACACTGTTCGCCTGAAGCGGCTGTCGGCGGTCCGATTGCGCTTGTTCAGGAAGGCGACAAAATCACTTTGGACATAAACAACTACAAAATCCATCTTGAAGTAAGCGACGAGGAGCTTGCCGCACGCAAGGCAAAGTGGATTGCCCCGGAGCCGAAAGTAAAAACCGGCTACCTGGCACGCTATGCTAAACTTGTTTCCAGTGCCGATAAGGGAGCGATTCTACAGTAG